The Natator depressus isolate rNatDep1 chromosome 8, rNatDep2.hap1, whole genome shotgun sequence genome window below encodes:
- the ANGPTL3 gene encoding angiopoietin-related protein 3 — translation MKIALIFLFIAPCAISSRIDKDYSSFDSAPPEPNSRFAMLDDVRILANGLLQLGHGLKDFVHKTKGQMNDIFQKLNIFDKSFYELSLQTNEIKVEEEELRKTTSRLQANNEEIRNISLELNSKIEDLLQDKIQLQEKVGGLEEKVIKLVHIQPEVQELKEMTSLKNFVQQQDNHIRQLLKVVQEQHAQLDKQHNQIKELEEKLSNTSFQENTESSFSLKQTEPKIIPLPSHNSTAPVQEFNGVATDCTALYKRGERTSGIYSIKPNGSEAFNVYCEMKSDSSWTVIQNRINGSLDFNQTWESYANGFGDLKGEFWLGLAKLYSIANQADYTLRIELKDWKDNKRYVEYTFTLGSPETDYTLHLSEISGNIPNALPEQTKLRFSLMDHDNATKSDLNCPERYSGGWWHRACGETNLNGKYIKPRSEGKLERRRGIYWKPKKGRFYLIRSTKLMIHPADLESFE, via the exons ATGAAAATAGCCCTCATCTTTCTTTTCATTGCCCCTTGTGCTATTTCAAGTAGAATTGACAAAGACTACTCTTCCTTTGATTCTGCACCTCCTGAGCCAAACTCAAGATTTGCCATGTTAGATGATGTGCGGATTTTAGCTAATGGGCTTCTCCAGCTTGGGCACGGCCTTAAAGACTTTGTCCACAAGACCAAGGGGCAAATGAATGACATCTttcaaaaactgaacatttttgacaAGTCTTTTTATGAGCTCTCACTGCAAACCAATGAAATCAAGGTAGAAGAAGAAGAACTCAGAAAAACAACTTCCAGATTGCAGGCTAACAATGAAGAGATAAGGAATATATCCCTCGAGCTGAACTCAAAGATTGAAGACCTATTACAAGACAAGATCCAGCTTCAAGAGAAAGTAGGGGGGCTGGAAGAGAAAGTAATTAAATTAGTCCACATTCAGCCTGAAGTTCAAGAACTGAAAGAAATGACTTCACTCAAA aatTTTGTACAGCAACAAGACAACCACATTAGGCAACTTCTCAAAGTTGTACAAGAACAGCATGCACAACTTGATAAACAGCACAATCAAATAAAGGAGCTGGAAGAAAAG CTAAGCAATACAAGTTTCCAAGAAAACACAGAGAGTTCATTTTCTCTGAAGCAAACTGAACCAAAGATCATTCCCCTTCCTTCACATAATTCCACAGCTCCAGTTCAGGAATTCAATG GTGTCGCTACTGATTGCACTGCCCTTTATAAGAGAGGTGAACGGACCAGTGGCATTTACTCTATTAAGCCCAATGGATCTGAAGCTTTTAATGTCTATTGTGAAATGAAATCTG ACAGCTCATGGACAGTCATTCAAAACAGAATCAATGGATCACTAGATTTCAACCAAACCTGGGAGAGCTATGCAAATGGTTTTGGTGATCTCAAGG GGGAATTTTGGTTGGGACTAGCGAAGTTATATTCCATTGCTAACCAAGCTGACTACACTTTACGTATTGAGCTGAAAGACTGGAAAGATAATAAACGTTACGTCGAGTACACATTCACCCTGGGAAGTCCAGAAACAGACTACACGCTTCATCTTTCAGAGATCTCAGGAAATATTCCCAACGCACTGCCTGAACAAACAAAACTGAGGTTCTCTTTGATGGATCATGACAATGCTACAAAGAGTGATTTAAACTGTCCAGAAAGATATTCAG GTGGCTGGTGGCACAGAGCGTGTGGGGAAACCAATCTGAATGGAAAATATATCAAACCAAGATCAGAAGGAAAACTAGAAAGGAGACGAGGAATATACTGGAAGCCTAAGAAAGGAAGATTCTATTTGATCAGGTCAACCAAGCTGATGATACATCCTGCGGATTTAGAAAGTTTTGAGTGA